Proteins from a single region of Anastrepha ludens isolate Willacy chromosome 5, idAnaLude1.1, whole genome shotgun sequence:
- the LOC128864998 gene encoding uncharacterized protein LOC128864998 — protein sequence MASSETGGVKPMTIAGRMVRERERLIGMSNEERAWRKQWLKDLELHHGARTVPELERELRNPIKRFYRFPLDKMGEALTPVLGPQRAYTIRFWTGKFAMAIAAIYAGAYYFKYNPNDWTRKGGWRVITSRPACNPGDEGYPKLSERTQPSDYAARGFKQSPI from the exons ATGGCTTCTTCAGAAACGGGGGGTGTAAAACCCATGACTATTGCCGGGCGCATGGTGCGCGAACGTGAACGTTTGATTGGCATGTCAAATGAGGAACGAGCATGGCGCAAGCAATGGTTGAAAGATTTGGAGTTACACCACGGGGCTCGTACAGTGCCCGAGTTGGAAAGGGAATTACGGAACCCAATCAAACGTTTCTATCGTTTCCCTCTTGACAAAATGGGAGAGGCGCTAACTCCAGTTTTA GGCCCACAGCGGGCATATACCATCCGCTTTTGGACCGGAAAATTTGCAATGGCTATTGCAGCAATTTACGCTGGTGCCTATTATTTCAAATACAATCCAAAC GATTGGACGCGCAAAGGAGGCTGGCGTGTAATAACTTCACGTCCTGCTTGCAATCCTGGTGACGAGGGTTATCCAAAACTGTCTGAACGTACACAACCCTCAGACTATGCAGCGCGTGGTTTCAAGCAGTCTCCAATATAA
- the LOC128864997 gene encoding exosome RNA helicase MTR4, with protein sequence MADVDDLFDCFNEDNEESVNINPVVELDKAEADSSTEKGKADIGEKRGIASVKESKEDVEIPQKRLKETESILDDICVDALRSRIAVHVIESPESCTHEVAVYPGQEYIPLQSITGPPAKEYPFVLDPFQKEAILCIDNQQSVLVSAHTSAGKTVVAEYAIAKSLGCKQRVIYTTPIKALSNQKYREFNEEFKDVGLVTGDVTINPSASCLIMTTEILRNMLYRGSEIMREVGWVVFDEIHYMRDKERGVVWEETLILLPDNVRYVFLSATIPNARQFAEWVCHLHKQPCHVVYTDYRPTPLQHYIFPAGGDGIHLIVDEKGQFKEDNFTTAMAVLQNAGEAAKGDQKGRKTGIRGVDSGQSNIFKIVKMIMERNFAPVIIFSFSKKDCEVYAMQMAKLDFNTAEEKRLVDEVFNNAMDVLSEEDRQLPQVENVLPLLKRGIGIHHGGLLPILKEIIEILFGEGLLKALFATETFAMGLNMPARTVLFTAPRKFDGKNFRWISSGEYIQMAGRAGRRGLDDKGIVILMIDEKVSPSIGRGIVQGKADPINSAFHLTYNMVLNLLRVEEINPEYMLERSFFQFQNQSSIPELYKQVQDKQSELEKIKIKEEHSVASYHHIREQLDSYGKQFKRWITKPEYLLPFLQPGRLIKVQNDKEEFDWGIVVNFKKQTNNARNPMKAETVIVVDVLLHVTEESAKADEPKPCKPGQKGNMEVVPVLHTLISQISSLRVYYPNDLRPADNRRSVLKTIAEVKKRFPKGPPLLNPVTEMNIKSAEFKQVVESIDKFEERLFAHPLHNSPELNKIYERYTQKIKVQEELKEVKTKLKEARSLLQMDELKHRKRVLRRMEYCTAADVIEFKGRVACELSSADELLITEMIFNGIFNDITTPQAVALLSCFVCDEKSSETPKATEELSGPLRSMQDLARRIAKISTECKLTIDEESYVEKFKPFLMDVVLAWCKGASFLSVCRMTDIFEGSIIRCMRRLEELLRQLCQAAKTIGNTELENKFSEGVRLLKRDIVFAASLYL encoded by the exons ATGGCGGATGTTGATGATTTGTTTGACTgtttcaatgaggacaatgaaGAAAGTGTAAATATCAACCCAGTGGTAGAATTAGACAAAGCGGAAGCAGACAGTTCAACTGAGAAAGG GAAAGCTGACATCGGTGAAAAACGAGGAATCGCTTCAGTTAAAGAATCAAAAGAAGATGTAGAGATTCCACAAAAAAGGCTGAAAGAAACTGAATCGATATTGGACGATATTTGCGTGGACGCATTACGTTCCCGTATTGCTGTTCACGTTATCGAAAGTCCGGAGTCGTGCACACATGAAGTAGCAGTATATCCAGGTCAAGAATATATTCCCTTACAATCTATCACAGGACCACCAGCAAAAGAGTACCCATTTGTATTGGATCCTTTTCAAAAAGAAGCAATCTTGTGCATTGACAATCAACAGAGTGTTTTAGTATCAGCTCACACATCGGCAGGAAAGACCGTGGTAGCCGAATATGCTATTGCGAAATCGTTAGGCTGCAAACAGCGAGTAATTTATACCACACCCATTAAGGCGCTATCTAATCAAAAGTATCGAGAATTCAATGAAGAATTCAAAGATGTTGGACTAGTTACCGGTGATGTGACGATAAATCCATCGGCGTCTTGTCTTATCATGACCACAGAAATTTTGCGGAATATGTTGTACAGAGGAAGTGAAATTATGCGTGAGGTTGGTTGGGTCGTATTCGACGAAATTCATTATATGCGAGACAAAGAGCGAGGTGTTGTATGGGAAGAGACATTAATATTATTGCCCGATAATGTGCGCTATGTATTTCTTTCCGCCACAATTCCCAATGCCCGCCAATTTGCAGAATGGGTTTGTCACCTCCACAAGCAACCGTGTCATGTAGTTTATACAGATTACCGACCCACCCCGCTACAACATTATATATTCCCTGCTGGTGGCGATGGCATACATCTTATAGTCGATGAAAAAGGACAATTTAAGGAAGATAATTTTACAACAGCAATGGCCGTTTTACAAAACGCTG GTGAAGCAGCTAAAGGCGACCAAAAAGGGCGTAAAACTGGTATTAGAGGCGTTGACAGTGGCcagtcaaatatttttaaaatagtcAAAATGATAATGGAACGTAACTTTGCAccagtaataattttttcatttagtaaaaaagattGCGAGGTGTACGCTATGCAGATGGCAAAGTTAGATTTCAATACTGCTGAAGAGAAAAGACTAGTTGATGAAGTATTCAACAATGCTATGGATGTACTCTCTGAAGAGGATCGTCAACTACCACAGGTGGAGAATGTATTACCGTTGTTGAAACGGGGCATTGGTATACATCATGGTGGTCTCTTGCCTATTctcaaagaaattattgaaattttgtttggtgAAGGCTTACTTAAAGCGCTTTTTGCGACTGAAACATTTGCTATGGGCTTAAACATGCCTGCTCGGACTGTACTTTTCACAGCACCGCGCAAATTCGATGGAAAAAACTTTAG gtGGATTTCTTCAGGAGAATATATACAAATGGCCGGTAGAGCTGGTCGTCGTGGTCTGGACGATAAAGGTATTGTTATCTTAATGATTGACGAGAAAGTCTCACCATCAATTGGTCGTGGCATTGTGCAAGGAAAAGCGGATCCCATAAATTCAGCATTTCATTTAACTTACAATATGGTGCTGAATTTGCTGCGTGTCGAAGAAATTAATCCTGAATATATGTTGGAGCGTTCATTCTTTCAGTTCCAGAATCAATCCTCAATACCCGAACTGTATAAGCAAGTTCAGGATAAGCAATCTGAGTTAGAAaagattaaaattaaagaagagCATAGTGTTGCATCGTACCATCATATACGTGAACAACTCGATTCTTATGGCAAACAATTCAAGCGCTGGATTACGAAACCTGAAtatcttttgccatttttgcaGCCTGGTCGTCTTATAAAAGTTCAAAACGATAAAGAAGAATTTGATTGGGGTAtagttgtaaattttaaaaagcaaacaaataatgCACGAAATCCCATGAAAGCCGAGACAGTTATCGTAGTCGATGTCTTACTACACGTTACCGAGGAATCAGCGAAAGCAGATGAACCTAAACCATGCAAACCTGGCCAGAAGGGGAATATGGAAGTTGTTCCTGTGCTTCACACTCTTATATCACAAATCTCTTCTCTCCGCGTATATTATCCAAATGATCTGCGACCGGCTGATAATCGGCGTAGTGTCTTGAAAACTATCGCTGAAGTGAAAAAACGTTTTCCTAAAGGACCACCCCTCCTTAATCCTGTTAccgaaatgaatataaaaagtgCTGAATTCAAACAGGTTGTCGAATCTATCGATAAATTCGAAGAAAGACTGTTCGCACATCCGTTGCATAACTCTCCTGAACTGAACAAAATTTATGAACGCTACacccaaaaaataaaagtacaagAAGAACTTAAAgaggtaaaaacaaaattgaaagagGCGCGCAGTTTGTTACAGATGGACGAGCTGAAACACCGAAAGCGTGTATTGCGTCGTATGGAATATTGTACAGCGGCTGATGTGATTGAGTTTAAAGGACGTGTTGCTTGCGAGTTAAGCTCTGCAGATGAACTGCTAATAACAGAAATGATattcaatggaatttttaatgatattacAACACCACAGGCAGTGGCACTACTGTCCTGTTTCGTTTGCGATGAAAAGTCGTCAGAAACCCCTAAGGCGACGGAAGAGCTGTCGGGTCCACTACGATCAATGCAGGATCTGGCTCGACGTATTGccaaaatttcaactgaatGCAAATTAACTATAGACGAGGAGAGTTACgtggaaaaattcaaaccatTTCTTATGGATGTAGTGTTGGCTTGGTGTAAAGGTGCCTCGTTTCTGAGTGTCTGCAGAATGACAGATATTTTCGAAGGTTCAATAATTCGCTGTATGCGTCGTTTAGAAGAATTGCTGAGGCAGTTGTGTCAAGCAGCCAAAACAATTGGTAACACAGAATTGGAAAACAAATTCTCCGAAGGTGTAAGACTCCTAAAAAGGGATATTGTTTTTGCGGCTTctttatatttgtaa